The Odocoileus virginianus isolate 20LAN1187 ecotype Illinois chromosome 2, Ovbor_1.2, whole genome shotgun sequence genomic interval AGTCCCCAGCTACCCACGTCGAAGGAAGGCTCCCCCTACCCCCACTAGCGCCGACTTAGGTGGCTGAGGGGGGCGAAGAACAAGGAACACCTAGGGGTACTACAAGCTGGAAATATGTGAGCACTCACATACATAAATGGgaccctggagaatggaaaggctacacactccagtattctggcctggagaattccatggactgtataatccatggggtcgcaaagagtcggacacgactgagcgacttgcacacTCACAGGAATACTACGAGCTGGAAATATGTGAGCACTCACATACATAAATGGGACCACACATTGCTATATGTGGGCTTGACACGCACTTAGCACATACGTACACACCAAACCTGTTTGCACCTACACGAGAATATAAACATACACCCATATACATACGTGAGCACATGTGTTTATCTACACTTAATTTACCAGATCAGAGGCTAGACAAAGATGTGTAGGGAAGAGGGGAATTTTAGTGCTAATCCAGGAAGGCCTCCTGGGAGTGTATTTCTATTTGACGGGAAGCCTCCACTCCCAGGACAAAAGGCTGTATGTGTACCCCAGTAGCAAACCAGTGGACCTCTACCTGGTGGCTGATTAGGACGTAGAAAAAGACAGCTAAAGCCACAGTCGATCCCAGCCCTGACACACAGTAGTGACTTGTGGCAGAAGCTTCCACCCTTTCACATTACTCAATCTCTCTGGGCTAAGGAAACCAGCGACTTCAGTTCAGGTATAACATTATACTTTGGTACTAAAGAGATCCACATCCCAGAAAAATCTAGTTGTTCTGGCAATTCCCTGCTGGAAATagttgttcattcactcaacaaccTTTTAGAGCACCAATTATAGTCTAGCCACTATGTTAGATAATGTGGATACAGTATTGAATGAAATTACAAACTTAAGTCCTTGttctagtgcaggagacagacaACAATAATTCCAAATTATGTTAAAAGTGTCATTGGAGACAAAGTACATTTTTGAAGGGGCATAAAGGGAGGGCAGTCACAGGGCAGGTTTCTCTGAGAAAGTGATCTGATGGATGAATAGGAGTGAGCCCTATAAAAAGGCAGAGGTGCGGTATGGTGAGGGAACTTGCGAGACTTGGagatgtgaagaaactggagGCCAGTGTAGTTAGAACATAGGAAGGGAAGAGACGAGGTTGAGGTAGCCAACGGCCAGATCAAGCAGGGCCTTGCAGACTAGAGTTTAGGCTTTAAGTGCAAAAGAAAGTTCTTGAAGGGTATTGAAGCTCTGGCAGTGGTGACATGATCATATCTGCTTTAAGACATTTTAAGGAAATTCCTGGCAGTTGTAAGGGGAATGGACCTTAGGGAGCAAGAATGGAGGCTAAGATAGACCAGTTAAAAAgctgcatcaaaaaaaaaaaaaaaaagctgcatcaGCTAGGACAAGAAATGGTAGCGACTGGACGAGGGGGAAATGGCAGTGGaaccagattctttttttttacaacagCTACCACATCTACCACCTTGAAAACTCTCAAGTCGGCCTCAGAGCAAAGATGAGTTAACCCTCAGAGAAGTAACACTGGAACTCTGTCTCCCTGGCTCACCTGTGTAAGCAGCAACAGCTGTAAATCTCTGGGGTCACTAACTCTGTCTGCATCAGTTCTATCCTCCCCAGGGCGGAGACCATCTATCCTACCTACTTCAAGGACACAGTTGGCAGAAGCTGGGTCTTTGGGCCCAGATCATTAGCCAGCCTAGTTGAAGGCATAGGGTCCATGATCTGAACCTGAACCAGCTTTTCCCCTGGAGGCTTCTCACCTGTACCTTTTACCTTTCAGGCTTACGCATCCATGATTATTTGTACTTTCAAGTGCTGAGTCCTGGGGATATTCGATACATCTTCACAGCCACGCCTGCCAAGGACTTTGGTGGTATCTTTGTAAGTTCAGGGAGGCCCCCTCATCTCTGATGCTGTCTCCACATTTCCCCCTACTAAGTTGAGGTGACCTTCATCAATTCAATCAATACCTGAGTGCTGGGACAGAATCCAGCTCTGTCTTCCAGGGGCTAGAGCCAAGAAGGAAGGGCTTCTGGCTGTTCCTCTGGGTATAATACAGACCTGGGCATCACAGAGGGAAAAACTGTCTTCTTAGGGACAtgaagtagtttaaaaaaaaaaaaaaagccaaaggcTCTGCTAGCTCCACCACTGAACTATTAATGTGTGACTCTGGGTCCATAGCAACTTCCCTGTGTCTGTGACAGGGAGGgtggaaaacataaataaataaaataaggatttgatttaaaaaaaaaaaaaagacaaaaagggagGGTGGGATAGGACAACCAGACAAATTGTGAGAATTGAGTCAAAGTGCTCTAGCGTTCAGCACACAGAAATCACACATTTCCTTCAAATTTTTGAGGAGCTGATACGATGGAATGATCAGCCCGGTCCTAACCCCTCCCCACACTTTCACCTATTTAAATCTTTCAGCACACAAGGTATGAGCAGATTCATCTTGTCCCTGCGGAACCTTCAGAGGCCTGCGGGGAACTCAGCAACGGTTTCTTCATCCAGGACCAGATCGCGCTGGTGGAGAGGGGGTAAGGCGCGGACAGGCACAGGGGGGAGGGTCTGAGATCAGTGTTGGTGGTGATACTTTGAAATAACTGTTTTATAATTCACCTTTTTAAGAGTCTTTAAGAAATGTCTTAAAATTATCCAAGCCTTTGGCCATTTACTTGTGAGCCTCTATAAAAAAAACAGTCCTCCACGGTCAGTCCTTCTTTCACCGTCCTAGGTTGGTGGTCTGGGGCGGGGGATAGCTAGGACCCTGCCTTTTCTTTGGTCTCATCATCACCTCTTCCAGGGGCTGCTCCTTCCTCTCCAAGACCCGGGTGGTGCAGGAGCACGGCGGGCGGGCAGTGATCATCTCTGACAACGCGGTTGACAATGACAGCTTCTACGTGGAGATGATCCAGGACAGTACCCAGCGCACAGCTGACATCCCCGCCCTCTTCCTGCTCGGCCGAGATGGGTGAGGGGTCCTTGTCTCTGGCTGTATTAGCACCAAGCTGGGTGCCTCAACTCGGGGAGGTCAAGGGCAATTACTAGTCCCTACCCACAAGCCTCATCTGGGGGTGCCCTGGTTGGAGGGCCAAAAAAGTCCTCAGGCTCTGGAACTCCCAAAGTAATGGGGACAGTGGGGCATGATGGGGTGCCAAGAAAGTAACCATCACCACCTCTCTTCATGCCCTCCCAGCTACATGATCCGCCGCTCCCTGGAACAGCATGGGCTGCCTTGGGCCATCATTTCCATCCCAGTCAATGTCACCAGCAT includes:
- the PRADC1 gene encoding protease-associated domain-containing protein 1 gives rise to the protein MVPGAAGWWCLVLWLPACVAAHGLRIHDYLYFQVLSPGDIRYIFTATPAKDFGGIFHTRYEQIHLVPAEPSEACGELSNGFFIQDQIALVERGGCSFLSKTRVVQEHGGRAVIISDNAVDNDSFYVEMIQDSTQRTADIPALFLLGRDGYMIRRSLEQHGLPWAIISIPVNVTSIPTFELLQPPWTFW